The DNA segment GCGCTGCGCTGCGTCACCGGCGAGAGCGTGGGTGGGGCGGCGATGCCGCGGCCCACCGCCCAGGACTTGAAGCCCATGGTGGACCAGGCCATCGCCTGGTTCGAAGGCGAAGTGATCGAACGCGCGCGGCGCGGGGAGACGCCTCCGGAATGAAGAGCTTCGGCGACATGGTGAAGCAGGCGCAGAAGGTGCAGAAGATGATGGGCGAGCTGGAAGAGCAGTTCGCCGAACAGCGCTTCGAGGCCAGCGCCGGCGGCGGCATGGTCAAGGCGGTGGTGGACGGCAAGCAGCGCCTGAAGGAGATCAAGCTGAGTCCCGCCGCGCTCGACGAAAAGGACGTGACGCTGCTCGAGGATCTGATCGTCACCGCGATCGCCGAAGCGCAGAAGACCTCGGAAGAGCAGATGCAGGAGTCGATCGCCAAGGTGACCGGCGGCTTCAAGCTGCCGTTCTGATCCCGCCCTCATGTACGGCTCCAAAATCCTCGAGCAACTGATCGAGGAGCTGGTCAAGCTCCCGACCATCGGCCAGAAGAGCGCGCAGCGTCTGGCGCTCCATCTGCTGCGCGCGCCGCGCGAGGATGCGCTTCGGCTCGCCGACTCGATTCGCGCGTTGCGCGAGAAGGTCGGGCTGTGCAGCGTGTGCGGCAACTTCACCGAACAGGATCCCTGCCCGATCTGCACCGACCCCAGGCGCGATGCCACGGTGGTGTGCGTGGTCGAGCAGCCGGGCGACGTGCTGGCGCTCGAACGCACCGCGCAGTATCGCGGCCGCTATCATGTGCTGGGCGGCGCGCTCTCGCCGCTCGACGGCACCACCCCCGACGA comes from the Candidatus Sulfotelmatobacter sp. genome and includes:
- a CDS encoding YbaB/EbfC family nucleoid-associated protein — translated: MKSFGDMVKQAQKVQKMMGELEEQFAEQRFEASAGGGMVKAVVDGKQRLKEIKLSPAALDEKDVTLLEDLIVTAIAEAQKTSEEQMQESIAKVTGGFKLPF
- the recR gene encoding recombination mediator RecR, giving the protein MYGSKILEQLIEELVKLPTIGQKSAQRLALHLLRAPREDALRLADSIRALREKVGLCSVCGNFTEQDPCPICTDPRRDATVVCVVEQPGDVLALERTAQYRGRYHVLGGALSPLDGTTPDDLRIRQLLERLRDSGGSSEAIQEVILATNPNVAGEATALYLSRLLAPTGIKVTRIARGVPMGSDLEYSDMVTLARALEGRQRAE